A window of Halobacillus naozhouensis genomic DNA:
TTTGATAGTAATGCCCTAACAATGGAGCATCAGGATTTACGCTTCGAGCGAAACGATCCATTTGCTCCGGTGATAACATGCCGGGCCCCATAATACTATAGCCCGACACCTCCTCTTCACTGTCTTCATTGCCACCGCTGCCGTCATTACCTTCCACATCAATATAAGCATCTGTGATCCCAGCTTCTTTTACTTCAGCGAGCCGTTGTTCCGCATTACTTCGGCTTGAGAACGCTCCCGCCTGAACACGATACCAAACCTGACCAGAAATCGTAACCTGATCAATAAAGGATGGGATTCCCTCGGAATCGAGATAATCAACACGGTCCTGCGCATTCTCCTTTGCTTGGAAAGAACCTGCAATTATTCTATACAACGTTTTCGGAGCTACTTTTTCAAGATTAAAAGCTCGGGCAAGACCATTCACATGGCCGCGGGCCACTTTTTGACGGTAGGCGGAACTTTTCAATTTTGCAGCATCGGTTGGATTGTCAATAAAGCCATTTTCCGTTAACAGCGCATGCATTGCTGACTCTCTTAATACGTGAAAATTGGCTTTCTTCTGACCTCGGTCCGGCAATTCATTGACGGCCGTGATCTCTTGGTGCATAATATCCTGATATTGAGCGGTTTGGGACGAATCTGACAATCCGATATAAATATAATCCTCGTATCCTCTGACTGAACCATTAAAGGCATTACAATGGATCGATAAATAGTAATCGGCATTCCAGGCATTCGCTTCATTCGTCCGCTGATCCAGACTTTTTGTGATATCGGATGTCCGGCTCATTTTCAAGTCAACATTACGATATTCACTATTTAATATACTGCGAATTTTCAGCGCGATATCGAGTGTAATGTTCTTTTCCATTAACCCATTTCCAGTTGCACCTGAATCACTACCACCATGTCCCGGATCTAAATATAACTTCACGGTTTCATCTCCTCCTTTTACTTTTTCTCAAAAATGATAACGGACCTTTCCATTGCGATCCGTTATCTGTAATAAAGATATTTGTCCAACACCTCCTTCCCCTTTGCGACATAGAATTCGAGTGTACTTAAATTTACCTAGGCGTCGTCACTAGAGTCTACTGCTTTCGCTGCATCTACATACCCTGCACCTTGAACATACTCTGGTAATCCTCTATCGATTGCTGTATCAAGCAGGCGCTGCTTCACCTGATCTGGCGTCTCTTCAGGATGAACCTGAAGAATGAGAGCCACGATCCCTGCACAAATCGGGGTCGCCATCGATGTCCCTGATAATGAAAAATATTCATCATCTACACGACTCGACTTCGACGTTTTATCTAAAAAGGAACCAGGTGCTCTTAAGGAAATAATGTTCACACCCGGAGCCAGGATATCTGGCTTCGATACTTCCCCACATGCAGGTCCACGGCTTGAGAAAGGAGCAATATCTTCATCAGTACGATTAATCGTATCCTGATCATCCATGGCCCCTACTGTAATCACCTTCGAGCTGATCCCCGGCGTCCCAATTGTTCGTTGGTCAGGTCCGGAGTTCCCTGCAGCCACACACACCACAATGCCGCTTTCCCATGCTTTATCAACGATTTGAACAAGGGGGTCATTACAGTCTGATTCATCTGCAGCAGCTCCTAGCGAAAGTGAAATGATATCGATTCCATGCTCCTCTTTATGGTCGATACACCATTGTACACCAGATACAATCGTGGAGAGTGAGCCTGACCCCATTTGGTTCAGTACTTTCACCCCAATAATCCCTGCTTCAGGGGCAGAACCACGGTATCTTAAATCTGAAGAAAAACCATTACCTGCTGCATCCCCGGCACAATGGGTTCCATGACCATTATCATCATAAGGTTCAAGTTTGTCGTTTACAAAATCTTTAAAGGCCACAATCCGGTTCGTAGGCTGTGTTAAATCCTCGTGGGGGTAAACCCCTGTATCCACGATTGCAATGTTTACGCCTTTCCCGGTAATGCCTTTTTGGTTGAGCTGTTGCGCATGAACCGACGGGGAGGCTACATCTAGTAAAGCCTTCACTTCGCGGTCATAGTATATTTTTTTGATTTGACAATCATTGTTCATCAGCTTCTCGATCGTCTTTGCGGTCAGTTCGGCTGAACAGCTGGATGTGCTCGGGAACTCCTGCATGACCTTGGACTTCCCATCCAATTCAACCACATCATGAACTTTGTTCAAAGCTGAATACATGTGTTCGAATTCAATAATAACAGGAAATTTCTTCGATTTTTTTAGTCTATTTTCTATAAAACGGTGTAGAAAACAAGGAGTACGACGTAAAGGTTTATACAAATGGATTAATTGTTGGCGCAATTCTTTGTCAAACTTGTCGCTATGCTCTCGTGTTAGTTGAATCATAGAGAATCCTAACATTCTATCACCTCCTTTGATCGTCATGCTGTATTCTATGAAAAAGTGAAGAAGAAATGGCGGTATTTGTAGGGTTATGAGCGAAAAAAGGCGCTTGTCTGATAGAAAATTCTATGTGTTTGAGGCTGTCAGGCGAAAAAGAGTATACGTTGTGGCATGGATGGAAGGGATCTTAAGAGGCTTTGCCTTAAGGAGGAATGTTCTTGCGCCAGGGCGGTATCTTT
This region includes:
- a CDS encoding N-acetylmuramoyl-L-alanine amidase, encoding MKLYLDPGHGGSDSGATGNGLMEKNITLDIALKIRSILNSEYRNVDLKMSRTSDITKSLDQRTNEANAWNADYYLSIHCNAFNGSVRGYEDYIYIGLSDSSQTAQYQDIMHQEITAVNELPDRGQKKANFHVLRESAMHALLTENGFIDNPTDAAKLKSSAYRQKVARGHVNGLARAFNLEKVAPKTLYRIIAGSFQAKENAQDRVDYLDSEGIPSFIDQVTISGQVWYRVQAGAFSSRSNAEQRLAEVKEAGITDAYIDVEGNDGSGGNEDSEEEVSGYSIMGPGMLSPEQMDRFARSVNPDAPLLGHYYQTLGSFYGIRGDVAFAQALHETDYFRFTGVVDKGQNNYAGIGATGPDNSGASFDTPKDGVLAHLQHLYAYASTKPLPDGHPLVDPRFDLVTRGSAKDWVGLNGKWAVPGDRYGQLILGLYENMVKVSIQQLQEVLEQIKIS
- a CDS encoding S8 family peptidase — protein: MLGFSMIQLTREHSDKFDKELRQQLIHLYKPLRRTPCFLHRFIENRLKKSKKFPVIIEFEHMYSALNKVHDVVELDGKSKVMQEFPSTSSCSAELTAKTIEKLMNNDCQIKKIYYDREVKALLDVASPSVHAQQLNQKGITGKGVNIAIVDTGVYPHEDLTQPTNRIVAFKDFVNDKLEPYDDNGHGTHCAGDAAGNGFSSDLRYRGSAPEAGIIGVKVLNQMGSGSLSTIVSGVQWCIDHKEEHGIDIISLSLGAAADESDCNDPLVQIVDKAWESGIVVCVAAGNSGPDQRTIGTPGISSKVITVGAMDDQDTINRTDEDIAPFSSRGPACGEVSKPDILAPGVNIISLRAPGSFLDKTSKSSRVDDEYFSLSGTSMATPICAGIVALILQVHPEETPDQVKQRLLDTAIDRGLPEYVQGAGYVDAAKAVDSSDDA